A single Inediibacterium massiliense DNA region contains:
- the dxs gene encoding 1-deoxy-D-xylulose-5-phosphate synthase, which produces MIDLLSNIESPQALKHISDDSLKQLANEIRNFLIKNVSKTGGHLASNLGIVELTLAIHSIFDTPKDRIVWDVGHQSYVHKLLTGRKELFHTLRQYQGLSGFPKRCESEHDCFETGHSSTSISAALGIAKARDLKKENYSVIALIGDGALTGGMSFEALNHAGHMNTDIIVILNDNEMSISQNVGGLSKYLNRLRSDPKYFKVKDDVEYFLNKIPAFGKVMYKTAGKAKDSLKYFLVPGIIFEELGFTYLGPVNGHDIKELKVVLKRAKNIKGPVFIHVLTKKGKGYSYAEKNPDKFHGIGPFEIESGNVIGSNKKSPSYSSIFGKTIMDLAKEDPNIVAITAAMPSGTGLNDFAATYPDRFFDVGIAEQHAVTFSAGLASNGSKPIFAVYSTFLQRAYDQIVHDVCLQNLPVIFCIDRSGLVGNDGETHHGVFDLSFLSHIPNITIMAPKDGHELSDMMKFATTLNSPVAIRYPRGASDNFCKVAQEPIQSIKSEILLKGKDICLIACGKMVQIAYEAAEKLQSENIFATVINARFIKPLDEETIISACSNINRIITLEDNVIIGGFGSQILELFERKKITDKNVNLLGLPDQFVEHGNTDELFREYKLDVSGIINQIKEMINQ; this is translated from the coding sequence GTGATAGATCTACTGTCTAATATAGAATCTCCTCAAGCATTAAAACATATTAGCGATGACTCACTAAAACAATTGGCAAATGAAATTAGAAATTTTTTAATTAAAAATGTATCAAAAACAGGAGGACATTTAGCATCTAATTTAGGAATTGTAGAATTGACGCTAGCAATACATAGTATTTTCGATACTCCAAAGGATCGAATTGTATGGGATGTAGGACATCAATCTTATGTACATAAATTGTTAACAGGAAGAAAAGAGCTTTTTCATACTCTAAGACAATATCAGGGACTGAGTGGATTTCCTAAAAGATGTGAAAGTGAACATGACTGCTTTGAAACAGGCCATAGTAGTACTTCTATATCTGCAGCTTTAGGTATAGCAAAAGCTCGAGATTTAAAGAAAGAAAATTACTCTGTCATTGCTTTAATAGGAGATGGTGCTTTAACAGGAGGTATGTCCTTTGAAGCTTTAAATCATGCAGGACATATGAATACAGATATTATTGTTATATTAAATGATAATGAAATGTCTATTTCTCAAAATGTAGGTGGATTATCCAAATATTTAAATAGACTTCGATCTGATCCTAAATATTTTAAAGTCAAAGATGATGTAGAATACTTTTTGAATAAAATTCCTGCTTTCGGAAAAGTCATGTATAAGACAGCTGGAAAGGCAAAAGATAGTTTAAAATACTTCTTAGTTCCAGGAATTATTTTTGAAGAATTAGGATTTACTTATTTAGGACCTGTAAATGGACATGATATAAAAGAGCTAAAGGTTGTTTTAAAAAGAGCTAAAAACATCAAAGGGCCTGTATTTATTCACGTTCTTACAAAAAAAGGAAAAGGGTATTCCTATGCTGAAAAAAATCCCGATAAATTTCATGGAATTGGTCCTTTTGAAATCGAAAGTGGTAATGTCATTGGAAGCAATAAAAAAAGCCCAAGCTATTCTTCTATATTTGGAAAAACTATTATGGACTTAGCAAAGGAAGATCCCAATATTGTAGCCATTACTGCTGCCATGCCATCTGGAACGGGTTTAAATGATTTTGCAGCTACTTATCCTGACCGTTTCTTTGATGTAGGCATCGCTGAACAGCATGCAGTAACATTTTCTGCTGGACTTGCTTCTAATGGATCTAAACCTATATTCGCTGTATATTCTACTTTTTTACAAAGAGCTTATGATCAAATTGTTCATGATGTATGTCTTCAAAATTTGCCAGTGATCTTTTGTATAGATCGCAGTGGATTAGTAGGAAATGATGGCGAAACTCATCATGGTGTATTTGACTTGTCATTTTTAAGTCATATTCCTAATATAACCATTATGGCACCAAAAGATGGACATGAACTTTCTGATATGATGAAATTTGCTACTACTCTTAATAGTCCTGTTGCTATAAGATATCCAAGAGGAGCAAGTGATAATTTTTGTAAAGTTGCTCAAGAACCAATTCAAAGCATAAAATCAGAAATTTTATTAAAAGGAAAAGATATTTGTTTGATTGCTTGTGGAAAAATGGTACAAATAGCTTATGAAGCAGCAGAAAAACTACAGTCTGAAAACATTTTTGCTACAGTAATCAATGCAAGATTTATAAAACCATTAGATGAAGAAACAATCATTTCAGCCTGTTCTAATATCAATCGTATTATTACATTAGAAGACAATGTAATTATTGGTGGATTCGGAAGTCAGATTCTAGAACTCTTTGAAAGAAAAAAAATTACTGACAAAAATGTAAATTTACTTGGGCTTCCTGACCAATTTGTAGAACACGGAAATACAGATGAACTCTTTAGAGAGTATAAACTAGATGTATCAGGCATTATAAATCAAATTAAAGAAATGATCAATCAATAG
- a CDS encoding TlyA family RNA methyltransferase, whose product MGEKNRLDMLLVERGFFDSREKAKKNIMAGIIFVNHQRIDKAGMKVPIDAEIEVKGNVLPYVSRGGLKLEKAMKEFSIELSNKKAMDIGSSTGGFTDCMLQNGATKVFSIDVGYGQLDWKLRQDDRVVVMERTNIRYVEKEDINEEIDFASIDVSFISLKLVLPVLKKLMKKNGEIVCLIKPQFEAGREKVGKKGVVRDIKVHKEVIENILSFALSAGFTIKGLSFSPIKGPEGNIEYLGYLENVESNEPLDMNIIESVVKASHEILNDK is encoded by the coding sequence ATGGGAGAAAAGAACAGATTGGATATGCTTTTGGTAGAAAGGGGATTTTTTGATTCCCGTGAAAAAGCAAAAAAAAATATTATGGCAGGAATTATATTTGTAAATCATCAACGAATAGATAAAGCAGGAATGAAAGTCCCTATTGATGCAGAAATAGAAGTAAAAGGTAATGTCCTTCCCTATGTAAGTCGTGGGGGATTAAAACTAGAAAAAGCTATGAAAGAATTTTCTATAGAGCTTTCCAATAAAAAAGCTATGGATATTGGTTCATCTACAGGAGGATTTACGGATTGTATGCTCCAAAATGGAGCTACTAAAGTTTTTTCTATTGATGTTGGATATGGACAACTTGATTGGAAGTTAAGACAAGATGATAGAGTAGTTGTCATGGAAAGAACCAACATAAGATATGTAGAAAAAGAGGATATCAATGAAGAAATTGATTTTGCTTCGATAGACGTTTCTTTTATATCTTTGAAATTAGTACTTCCTGTACTAAAAAAATTAATGAAAAAAAATGGTGAAATTGTTTGTCTAATCAAACCTCAATTTGAAGCAGGTAGGGAGAAGGTAGGAAAAAAAGGAGTTGTCAGAGATATAAAAGTTCATAAAGAAGTCATTGAAAATATTCTTTCCTTTGCACTAAGCGCAGGATTTACCATAAAAGGATTATCCTTTTCTCCTATTAAGGGACCAGAAGGAAACATTGAATATCTTGGATACCTTGAAAATGTTGAATCTAATGAACCTCTTGATATGAATATAATTGAATCTGTCGTGAAAGCCTCTCATGAAATCCTTAATGACAAATAA
- a CDS encoding arginine repressor, with product MKYARHAKILEIIDEYEIETQEELAEALKKNNIQVTQATVSRDIKELRLIKVLGKNGRYKYAAMHQQEPAISDRLVKLFKDCILSIDYAGNMIVLKTLVGAGNAACASIDALGLKEIVGTIAGDDTIFILVRHEEKIEELVEHFKQLMK from the coding sequence ATGAAATATGCAAGACATGCTAAAATATTGGAAATTATAGATGAATATGAAATCGAAACTCAAGAAGAATTAGCAGAAGCACTCAAAAAAAATAATATTCAAGTCACACAAGCTACCGTATCTCGAGATATAAAAGAATTAAGATTAATTAAAGTTTTAGGAAAAAATGGAAGGTATAAATATGCTGCTATGCATCAGCAAGAACCTGCTATTTCTGATAGATTGGTAAAACTTTTTAAAGATTGTATTTTATCTATAGATTACGCTGGAAATATGATTGTTTTAAAAACTCTAGTAGGAGCTGGAAATGCTGCATGTGCTTCTATTGATGCACTAGGATTAAAGGAAATTGTAGGAACTATAGCAGGCGATGATACCATTTTTATTCTTGTTCGTCATGAAGAAAAAATAGAAGAATTGGTAGAACATTTTAAACAACTTATGAAATAG
- the recN gene encoding DNA repair protein RecN has product MLLELIIHDFALIEHLDIHFYEGLNILTGETGAGKSIIIDAVNMAIGERADKNYIRTGSDKSVIQLIFKCNDKNLENLLKDKGIDLLEDHTIILTREIYSSGRSTCRINDRVITVSLVKEISRHFIDIHGQHQHQSLLYPENHIHILDSFDEKEIYILKQEVSSKFYQLKSLENKLESLCGNKIERERKKDLLKFQIQEIDACNLKEEEETELITKHQLLSNSEKIFHIMSNAHEKLYHGDHIHTSIIDEIGRIVKDLESIRDFDLKLRLISETLQESLYTIEDVSRDIMDYRDQVEFDPALLEYVEKRLDTINDLKRKYGNNIEEILKYRKQIGLELEEIENSENISIELQEQIEKVKKEYMKVAIKLSESRRSIGDRLQNKISQELMSLNMNKATFQTHFIHDAKNLDENYFHANGIDKIEFLISTNLGEEPKPLSKVASGGELSRMMLAFKTILAKSDNISTLIFDEIDTGISGRTANIVGEKLATISQTHQILCITHLPQIALMADHHFYIEKQVQNNMTITNIKKLSHEERITELGRLLGGTSLTDLTMEHAKEMLEIGKSFKQKFLL; this is encoded by the coding sequence ATGCTCTTGGAGTTAATCATCCATGATTTTGCATTGATCGAACATTTAGATATTCATTTTTATGAAGGATTAAACATTCTTACAGGAGAAACAGGCGCTGGTAAATCTATTATTATAGATGCAGTAAATATGGCTATTGGAGAACGAGCAGATAAAAATTATATTCGAACAGGTTCAGATAAATCTGTCATTCAATTAATTTTTAAATGTAATGATAAAAATCTAGAAAATTTATTAAAAGATAAAGGCATTGATTTATTAGAAGATCATACAATTATTTTGACAAGAGAAATTTATAGTAGTGGTAGAAGTACTTGTAGGATAAACGATAGAGTCATTACAGTTTCATTAGTGAAAGAAATTAGCAGACATTTTATTGATATTCATGGCCAACATCAACACCAATCTTTGCTTTATCCAGAAAATCATATTCATATACTAGATTCTTTTGATGAAAAAGAAATTTACATACTCAAACAGGAAGTTTCTTCTAAATTTTATCAATTAAAATCTTTAGAAAATAAATTGGAATCTTTATGTGGAAATAAAATAGAAAGAGAAAGAAAAAAAGATTTGCTTAAATTTCAAATTCAAGAAATTGATGCATGTAATTTAAAAGAAGAAGAAGAAACAGAGCTAATTACAAAGCATCAGCTTCTTTCTAATAGTGAAAAAATATTTCATATCATGTCTAATGCACATGAAAAACTATACCATGGTGATCATATTCATACATCTATTATTGATGAAATTGGACGTATTGTGAAAGATCTAGAAAGCATCAGAGACTTCGATCTAAAACTTCGCCTTATTTCTGAAACCCTTCAAGAATCTTTATATACTATTGAAGATGTCTCTAGAGATATTATGGATTATAGAGATCAGGTAGAATTTGATCCTGCATTATTGGAATATGTAGAAAAAAGATTAGATACAATCAATGATTTAAAGAGAAAATATGGAAATAATATAGAAGAAATACTGAAATACAGAAAACAAATTGGTTTGGAATTAGAAGAAATTGAAAATAGCGAAAACATTTCCATAGAGTTACAAGAACAAATAGAAAAAGTCAAAAAAGAATATATGAAAGTAGCTATAAAATTAAGTGAATCAAGACGATCCATAGGAGATCGTTTACAAAATAAAATATCTCAAGAATTGATGAGTTTAAATATGAATAAAGCCACATTTCAAACTCATTTTATTCATGATGCCAAAAATTTAGATGAAAATTATTTTCATGCTAATGGAATAGATAAGATCGAGTTTTTAATTTCTACAAATTTAGGTGAAGAACCTAAACCATTATCAAAAGTTGCTTCTGGAGGAGAACTATCTAGAATGATGTTAGCTTTTAAAACAATTTTAGCAAAGTCTGATAATATTTCGACCTTAATTTTTGACGAAATAGATACGGGAATTAGTGGAAGAACTGCAAATATTGTAGGTGAAAAATTAGCTACCATATCTCAAACTCATCAAATTTTATGTATTACTCATCTACCACAAATTGCATTAATGGCAGATCATCATTTTTATATTGAAAAACAAGTTCAAAATAATATGACCATTACAAACATCAAAAAATTATCTCACGAAGAAAGAATTACCGAATTGGGACGATTATTAGGAGGAACTTCATTAACTGACTTAACAATGGAGCATGCCAAAGAAATGCTAGAAATAGGAAAATCCTTCAAACAAAAATTCCTGTTATAA